The genome window ATAAAAATTTTAATGGGTTGTGCCCCATGCCAACCCTTTTCGACTTATAGTCATAAGTACAAGAATAATGAGAATACACTTCAGAAGATGGATCTTTTAGACTATTTTGGGAAACAAATAGAGTATGTTCAACCCGATATTGTTTCAATGGAAAATGTTCCACAAATGGTCAATGAAAAGGTATTTGATAAATTTATCCAGATTTTGAATGATAATAATTACTTAATTGATTACAAAGTGATATTCGCGCCAGATTACGGTGTTCCTCAAAAAAGAAAGAGATTATTGCTTTTAGCTTCAAAATTGGGAGAAATCAAATTAATTCCTGCACAATTTAATAAAGATAATTACCCTACACTTCGAGATACAATTGGAAATTTACCAAAATTGAAGGCAGGAGATACTGATTTAAATGATCCTCTTCATAGAAGCAGAAATCTATCTGAATTGAATATGAAGAGAATAAAGCAGTCAAAACCTGGTGGAACTTGGAGGGATTGGGACGAGGAGCTATTACTGGAAGCTTATAAGAAAAAAAGCGGAGCTTCTTTTGGATCGGTATATGGTCGTTTAGAATGGGATAAACCTGCTAATACAATTACAACACAATTTCCAGGAATAGGAAATGGGCGATTTGGACATCCTGATCAAGATAGAGCTTTAAGTCTACGTGAAGGTGCAATGTTACAAACATTTCCGAGAGATTACTTATTTACACAACCTGAACTTAAGGGAAAATATCCTATTTCACAGGTAGCACTACAAATTGGGAATGCTGTTCCACCTAAGTTGGGAGAGGTAATTGGTCAAAGTATATTAAATCATTTGGAGGACGTATAATGAAAAAAGAATATCCAATTCAAATTAGTCCAGAAATATTAGAATTATTGGGACCTAGTTTGTACACTAATATTTATTATGTGCTAGCAGAACTAGTAGCTAATAGCTATGATGCTGATGCTGAAAATGTTTGGATTAATTTTTCGGATTCTGTAATTATCATTGAGGATGATGGAAAGGGAATGACATATGATGAAACACGAGAAAAGTATTTATCTGTGGCTAAACCAACTCGAGTTGATGAGAATAGCTCAAAAAGTGAGAAATATAAACGACCTAAAATGGGGAGAAAGGGAATTGGTAAACTAGCAGCATTAGCTGTTTCTAGCAGAGTAAAAGTGATGACGAAATCGGGCAGTGATAAATCGGGATTCTGGTTAACGAGAACTGTTCCAGATAATGGGAGATTAAAGGCGATTTCTGAAGATGAGATGTATTTTGATCATATTACTGAGTCTGGGACAAGGATTGAGATGCTGGACTCAGAGTTTGAAATTCCTAAGCTGTCCAAAACTATAAAAAACAATCTTTCAAAGTTTTTCCCGCAACTGAGCGATAATGAAGAAAACCCTTTTGCAATTCATATCAAGGGGATAGATGGAAAAAATGAAACTTCAAGAAAGTTTGTGGATTCTTTGGCGACCTCCTTGGACTCTCTTATCATATTTGGGAAAGATGAGTATGGAATTCTTGATAAATTTAAAAATAAATCCCCTAAATACGCAAATCTTAATTATTCAGTAAAGAACCCTATCAAAAAAGACTATTCAATAAAAAACAGATTAGGTAAAATTGAAGATAGAACTTTGGAAGTAAAAGGATGGATAGGTACATATAGTACGACAAGGGGTTTGAAAGAGAAAGAATCATCTGATTTTCCAGATAACTTTCTAGCAATATATTCTCATGGGAAATTAGGTCAATTTAATGTTTTAAACGAAATTGGTCAAAATAGATTGAATGAAGTTTATGTTGTGGGGCAATTATATGTAGATGAATTTGAAGAAACAAATTTACCTGATATGGCATTGAGCAATAGACAAGGATATAAGAGCGACGATGTTCGTTATAAAATATTCTTGGAGGCTGCATCAGATATATTAAACCAAGTGCTCAGAAAAAAAGATTTAGCAATTAAAGCTAAGAATAAAGATAAACTAGAAAGTAAAAAGAAACAAAAACGAAAAGCCGAGGATGAATTTGCAGAAAAAGCACAAGAAGTACTTGAAACGTTTAATAAAGCTGTTCCAAACAACACATTGGATCCTAAAATAGCAAATAATATGTTCCAGCAATTAGGAATGAAAAAAATAAGGGTTGATAATGAATCTAGAAAAATTTTGCTTAGCCATACTCGGGAGGACCAAAAGCTAAATAATGTTTTATATGGTTTATTATTATTCAATGGCTTCAGTGAGGAAGAAATCATTTATACTAGTGACCCGCAGAATCGCTCGGTAGTTCCTTACGGACAAAATATATGGGATTATTTTCGAGAATTTTTTATAAATAGTTATTCAAATAAACCAATCTATGTTTTATATGTACATTCTAATAACTCTGCAGAAAAAAGAGGTGTTTTACTTGAAGTAGGTGCCGGTTGGGTTGTTAAAACGAAGCATGGGATTATTAAAGCTGGTCAAGAAGAACCTACGGCACCTCTAGTGACAACAACAGTGCATCCTAATGTTTATATTGATGATAATGCTGAACGTGTGGTAACAACTGACAATCACTTCGGAACACTTCATTCACTTCTAAGTGAAGTTTGTAGTATGTTTAATAAAACACTTAGAACATTGGAAGAAAACAAGGAAGAATATCAGAAATTAGGTGGTGAAATTTTAACCGAATCTAATTTTGTTAATTTTTTTAATAATAAGGAGACAATAAATGAAAGAAACAAAATCTAAACATATTGATTTAGTTCAATCAATAATTACTAGGATGGCACAAAATTCTTTTGTGATCAAGGGCTGGATGATTACGATTGTTGTAGGGTTATTTTTATTTTTACAAAAAGATAATCTACAAAATAATTTTCTAATATATCTTTTTCCGATTATTGGCTTTTGGCTTCTAGATTCTTATTATCTATGGCAAGAAAGATTGTATAGAAAACTTTATGGAAGTGTGATTAGTAATTTAAAGGAAAGTTCTGATTTAAAATTATCAGTAGAAGAATTTAAAAATAGTACAAAATATCTATCAGCGTTATTTTCAATCACAGAAATTTTAACTTATTTACCAGTTGCGTTGTTTGTATTTTTAATTTTGTGCTCTAAAAACTAGGTGATAATATTTTAAGCTTGGATGAGAAAATGAATGAAGAGTTAGTATGCTTCGTATTTAGACAGTGGTTTTAACCAATTTGTACATGATTCGCGACGGACAAAAAATTGTTGTCATGGAGAGGCTTAAACAAGATTGGCCCGGTTTGGTTTTCCCAGGTGGTGCTATTGAATTAGGTGAATCGGCTTTAGAAGCCTTAGTGCGAGAGTTTTATGAAGAAACGGGAATCGAAGTGAGAGTGGAAAAACTCTTAAATGTTTATACAAAATATTCAGATAGTTATCCGAATGCTGATGAGTCTCAAGTTCTTACAATTTTGTATTTAGTTTCATCTAAAACTTCTATCTCTACAAATTTTTTTACAAGTGATGAAACTTTAGAATTAGGATTTTTTGATCATAGAGACATACAAAATATTACAATTGTGAACCAACAACATCTAGATATGATTGAAGATTTTTTTGAAAATAATTTTCCAGTTGGTAGATAAGCTTAATATTGTGTTTCTATTTTTTGTAAATAGCCTCTCTGTTTTGATTAAAAAAGTGTGAAGTGTTCACAAATATTTTCAATTTAGTTATAATTATTAACAAAAAATATCGTTTATTTATAAAATTTTAAAAGTGAATATTATTTGTTTGTAGCTTGTCTGTCAGGTGCTGATAGTTCCCAGTCTGCTGTGGAAGCTATCAAACAAAAAGGGAAGCTAGTTGTGGCAACTAGTCCAGACTATGCACCATTTGAATTCCAAGCATTGGTAGATGGTAAAAACCAAGTGGTTGGTGCAGATATTGATATGGCTCAAGCGATTGCGGATGAACTTGGCGTTAAGCTTGAAATCTCTAGTATGAATTTTGACAATGTCTT of Streptococcus oralis contains these proteins:
- a CDS encoding DNA cytosine methyltransferase, encoding MKINAVDLFCGVGGLTCGVQQAGINVIAGYDIDPHSQFAYEFNNKARFILKDVKEIDSKEITALYPNDTDIKILMGCAPCQPFSTYSHKYKNNENTLQKMDLLDYFGKQIEYVQPDIVSMENVPQMVNEKVFDKFIQILNDNNYLIDYKVIFAPDYGVPQKRKRLLLLASKLGEIKLIPAQFNKDNYPTLRDTIGNLPKLKAGDTDLNDPLHRSRNLSELNMKRIKQSKPGGTWRDWDEELLLEAYKKKSGASFGSVYGRLEWDKPANTITTQFPGIGNGRFGHPDQDRALSLREGAMLQTFPRDYLFTQPELKGKYPISQVALQIGNAVPPKLGEVIGQSILNHLEDV
- a CDS encoding ATP-binding protein, coding for MKKEYPIQISPEILELLGPSLYTNIYYVLAELVANSYDADAENVWINFSDSVIIIEDDGKGMTYDETREKYLSVAKPTRVDENSSKSEKYKRPKMGRKGIGKLAALAVSSRVKVMTKSGSDKSGFWLTRTVPDNGRLKAISEDEMYFDHITESGTRIEMLDSEFEIPKLSKTIKNNLSKFFPQLSDNEENPFAIHIKGIDGKNETSRKFVDSLATSLDSLIIFGKDEYGILDKFKNKSPKYANLNYSVKNPIKKDYSIKNRLGKIEDRTLEVKGWIGTYSTTRGLKEKESSDFPDNFLAIYSHGKLGQFNVLNEIGQNRLNEVYVVGQLYVDEFEETNLPDMALSNRQGYKSDDVRYKIFLEAASDILNQVLRKKDLAIKAKNKDKLESKKKQKRKAEDEFAEKAQEVLETFNKAVPNNTLDPKIANNMFQQLGMKKIRVDNESRKILLSHTREDQKLNNVLYGLLLFNGFSEEEIIYTSDPQNRSVVPYGQNIWDYFREFFINSYSNKPIYVLYVHSNNSAEKRGVLLEVGAGWVVKTKHGIIKAGQEEPTAPLVTTTVHPNVYIDDNAERVVTTDNHFGTLHSLLSEVCSMFNKTLRTLEENKEEYQKLGGEILTESNFVNFFNNKETINERNKI
- a CDS encoding NUDIX domain-containing protein translates to MIRDGQKIVVMERLKQDWPGLVFPGGAIELGESALEALVREFYEETGIEVRVEKLLNVYTKYSDSYPNADESQVLTILYLVSSKTSISTNFFTSDETLELGFFDHRDIQNITIVNQQHLDMIEDFFENNFPVGR